GCgacagaggagaagcccgccgaggagaccaagcctgccgaggaggttgctaaggctgaggagaagaaggaggaggaggttaAGCCCGTTGAGGAGGGCCACTTGAACCACAAGGCTCAAGGCCTGAGCTTTCCCAAGTAAGTAGAACAGCATGTGCCACTCCCAGCCTTTCGCCAAGTTTTCTACGTCTTGGGGCGAAGAGACCTTGCTCCTCTAAACGCTTCAGGATTAGAACTGTCAGGAACATGGCACTAACGTCACTCCGTTTAGAAACCTCATCCCCAGCAAAGagttctttttcttcggcATCGAGGCTATCGAGCCCAAGGCTCTTTCCCACTACctgaagagcgagaagtCCGCTGAGACTGCTCACTCCAATATTGCTTGGGCTTCCGAGACTGGCAAGGGTCTTCTCTTCGTTGgtgacaagaagaaccccTCTAGCGTCATTAGCCTGGTAAGTTTGGGCCCACCGAACTCCGGTCTCGTGCAGCGTCAACTGCCGACATGTCACAGCAAGCTAACCGCCAATTCCCGTAGGCTGATGCTACTGAACCCGAGATCGATGGGTCTCATAAGTTCCACCTCACCTCCAAGGGTAACAAGCACACCTTCAAGGCTTCCAGCGCCGCTGAGCGCGACAACTGGGTTTCTCAACTGAAACTCAAGatcgccgaggccaaggagcttgccACTACCGTCATTGAGTCTGAGACCTACAAGACCACTCTCGAGAGTTTCAAGCCTACtcctgtcaagaaggaggagaaggtcgttgagaccgccaaggaggagactcCCGCCGAGGCTGCCGTTGCTGTACCTGCTACCGAGGAGGCTGCTCCCGTCAACGAGGAGACCcccaaggaggaggaggtcaaggacgAGCACAAGAAGGATGTCAAGTCCGAGGAGCCCAAGCGCCGATCTGCTAGCCGCAAGCGAACATCTTTCTTCGGCTTCGGCAAGAAAGAGgagtccaagaaggaggccgaggccaAGCCTGCCGATGAGGTCGCTGTCGAGACccctgctgttgaggagaCCCCTAAGATCGATGAGCCCGTCAAGCCTGTCGAGGAGGTTGTTCCCGCTGCCGTTGAGGAGCCCGCTAAGTCCGCTGAGGAGACTGCCCCTGAGACCGCccctgctgttgctgaggacaAGCCTGCCGAAAGTCCCAAGGAGAAGCCCACCGCCACCAAGCGTAACAGCTTCTTCGGAAAcgtcttctcgaagaaggaaaagaagacccCTGAGCTCAAGCCTACTGAGCCTGAGGCTaccaaggaggctgaggctgagaccACTGCTCCTGTGATCCCCCCTGTTGAGGCCACCACTCCTCTCGCTGTTGACGTTTCCAACCCTGCTACCGTCCCTACCGAGACCACCGAGACTGCTGCCGCCACTTCTCCTGCccctgaggccaagaaggaccttaaggagaagcgcaagtctTCTCTGCCTTTCGCTTTCGGCAAGCGTGACAAATCTCCCGCCCCTgctgagggagagaagaaggagtcTCCTTTCTCGAAGCTCCGTAACACCATCCGTGGCAAGTCCCCCAAGCCTGCTGAGAAGCGCGCCgaggagaacaaggaggAGACCGTCCAGGAGGAGCCCACCGAcgccaaggccgaggagctcaagaccGATGAGGCTcccaagattgaggagccCGCTGAGCCCGAGGCTGAGGACAAGCCCAAAGATGCTGCTCCCGCTCCTGTTGTCACCGCCGCTGCCTAGATGGCTGCCCGGCTCTGAGCGTTGAGATTTACGACTGAATTCACAATGAAACAACCCCAACACTATACAACACGCGCATTGAGAGGGTTTGGGAATGGAAGGATGGAACTGCATTTCTTCACAAGATACCAAGATACCCTGTCGAGACTGCTTCACTGATACCAATTTCCATAGCTAAGTTACTGAATATGAcggaggagaggaggatgttgaacaAAATGGATATCTGATGGATGTCCGAAAATCACCAAAAAAAAATGTTGAATGGactcttgactttgatgagtCGAGTTGCCCGCGTCGTTGcttcttgtttttcttgtctGATACCCGGGATGGAGATAATTAATACCTAATAATACAACTGCTGCGTGTTGACTATTTTGTCTGCCTCTACTTCCTACCAATGAAGTGATTGTTTTGTCTTTACTACTCAAGCCTTGAAAGCTGTTACATTATTGTATTTTAGGTCTTGAGAAATAGACAtggttggcgatggtctTCATTCTTACCATGTGGCGTTATCTGTCTGTATCGATTGAGttgtcttcaacaagcaTTGGCATTACACTTGCTGTTCCTTATCCTTGGCTTTCCCCACCTTCTTGAGTATTTTCTCCCTGTCTTGAAGACTATGACGAACAAGAGGATCAAAATCCAAGAGTAACGAGTCTGCGAGGCTTATGCTAAACGTTCCTAAATTGTCCTAATATTACCTAAAGAGTTCTTTAAATCAAGGGCTTTAGTATTTGGCTAACATCAAGGCCAGAAATACCAAGGCCCTGGCAGGACATACAGTTGTGGCACTCCAACACTTCAAGCACTCAAGTCTTTAGAAAGGCCAGTACTCGGCCAGATTGGGCCAAATACGGCGGATTCATCTCAATCCCGCGGGACTTACGTCGTTGTACTTGGATGCTGTCAACTCCGGAACTGGTCCTTGCTTTGTGGCGGACGAGAATCGACTTGGTGTCTCACCGACTCGTAATGTTGGTGCGTTGTGGGCTGTCGGCGATACCGACACCTTGCCTGATTCTATGGATACGCGTGTGTTGAGGACGCAGATAACTGTGCATAACGAAGATGGCAAGGCCGAAACTATTCGCGTCGACGCCTTTTGGTCTTTCCTCCAGTGTTAATGGTATCGATCTCTCTCTACCCGCAAGCGGACACGACGAGAACCAGCTTGCTTCAGGCAAGGAATGGGGCAATACTCTCCAGGATgcaatcttcaacatctctACCCCCCAGAACCCGCTTACTTTTGGTGAAGACTCGAGTGACACTCTCCGGGTATGAGCTTTGGGGTGAACGGCTACCAACTACCTACCTGGCCAGTAAAGAGCCCAGTTCGGTTGAGCGTATTCTCTTGATATCTAGCAGAGTCTACTAAGCCATTGCAAGCTATCCCAAGTCATATCAAATTATCCCTAAACTGCCTTAGGACCCATGCTACTTAGGTCTAACATTTTCAAGCTTCCAGTACCTAAGATATATAAGTTCTTCAGATAAAGGGACATCAGTAATCAGATAAAAGGCATCAAGAACCAGGCAGAATCATTTCCCGAAATCGGGCCAAAGCTGTCCTCAAGCACTTCGGAAAACTCAAACCTCAAATACCTGAGTTTGCTGCAGATAAGctttatatatatgtatCCAGTCTCTCAGGTCAGGGACCTGGGTCGACCACTCAACCAAGCCTGGTTAATATCGACCTTATGAGGTATGAACGCGCAACACAGCTCCAGTGTGGTATATGGGCGATCGTTTTGGATATCCGCTCGGAGAACGACTACGTTATTAAGATTGCAAAAGGCATGTCAAAGGTCTGGGAAGTCAAATTTCCCGAATCGAGCTATTTCCTCCACCTGACATGGCAGACGAAGTCATTGACGTCAAAGGATGGACTGTTTACTACGATGGGTTCAATGTGGATGTGGATAAGTAGGTGCGATTTGCGGCTGATATGCTGATTTCTGGTCCGCGCTAGAACTGTCATTGACTTACAATATGCTGGGCCATGTTGCGGGCGAAGAGGATTAGAACGAGGACAGATCAGAAGAGGGTAGTGGTGCATGGCTGACGGGAGTAGGCAAACGTAAAATGATCTTGGGTGCTTGATGGTTGCCACTGTTAACAGTCAGTTGCTGGCTTGAGCATTCCTTATTATGGTGAGAAGTCGTGAAAGTTGCACTATTCTGTAGCTCTTAATGGTCTAGATCACGATTTGGGTGCGTCCTTTGATCAAATATGTTGATAATGTTGCTTCAGAAGTATTTATAATAGTGTTCCCCTGAAAACCCACCAAAGTGTTGGCCGAAGGAGAAAGGCACCTATACAGCTTGTCTTCAATTTATATGAACTAAGTTGTAGAATAAACCACTCTGTGGCTAGTATCTGGTGTGTGTAGAAGTATCGTTCTAGCTGATGGTGAcagcttctttcttcattACATATCAGACTAAATTCGCGCATTGTttgccatcctcttcagTTTATGACTGAAGGGGCTTGCCCATGCCTCCATATGTGATCATCTTTATAACCTGATACTCTCCAATTCCATACAGGGAACCCTCACGACCGAACCCACTCTCCTTAACACCACCGAACGGCGCAGCAGCGTCAGAAATAATACCAGTGTTGACACCAACCataccaacctcaagagaCTCGGCAATACGGTGCACACGCTCAATATCCCGTGAGAAGAAATAGCCTGCAAGACCGACttcggtgttgttggccatcttgacaacttcttcctctgtctcAAAGGGGAAAAGACCAGCGACGGGTCCAAAGGTCTCTTGCGAggccatgtccatctcagGGGTCATGTCACGGATGACAGTGGGTGCATAGAAGTTGGATCCAAGGTCGTTGAGTCGCTTGCCTCCGATGGTGATCTTtccacccttcttctcagcatccttaACATGagcctcaaccttctcaataGCTCGATCGTGGATCAGAGGTCCATGTGTAACGCCCTGGTCAAACCCATTGCCTACACTGAAAGACTTGACCTTTTCGGTAAACTTGGACACGAACTCATCGTAGATTCCGCGCTGGACATAAATCCGGTTGGCGCAGACACAGGTCTGTCCCGAAGATCGGAATTTGGACGCAATAGCTCCAACCACAGCAGCATCCACATCAGCGTCATCAAAGACGATGAAAGGGGCATTACCACCAAGCTCCatggagagcttcttgagagtgCCGGAAGACTGCTtcatgagaagcttgccaacaCCAGTGGACCCTGTGAAGGAGACCTTGCGTATAGTAGGGTCAGATGTGAGAAGCTCGCCGAGCTCGGGCGTGTTTTCGTGTGAGGTCACGACGTTAACGACACCCTTGGGGATGCCTGCGCGGTGAGCCAATTCGGCCAAGGCGAGTGAAGTAAATGGTGTTTCGGCGGGGGACTTTGCAACGACCGTGCAAcctgctgccaaggctggtccGATTTTTCGTGTGATCATGGCGGCAGGGAAGTTCCACCTCAAGAATGTCAGTTATGTGTCTTGCAGGAGTGAAACTAACTTACGGTGTAATGAGACCGCAGACTCCAACGGGCTCCTTGATAGTCCAAACACGGTTCCCAGGAACCGAGCTAGGAATTGTGTCACCGTATACTCGTGGTGCTTCCTCACTGAACCACTCGAGAAAGTTTGCAGCATACGTTGTCTCACCCTTGGCATCGGCGATGGGCTTTCCATTTTCCCAGGTAATAATCTTTGCGATATCCTCGGCGTTGGCGGCCATTTGATCATACCAAGCCCGCAGTAGCTTTGAGCGCTCACGGCCGGTCTTGGCGCGGAATGAAGGGAACGCATCTGCAGCAGCGCTAATGGCTAATTGAGTATCCTTGGAATTGAATTCGGGGCATGTTCCAATGAGTTTACCGGTGGAAGGATCTGGACTGTGAGTATATGGGATTGTTAAGGGAGAGAAAGGGTGAAGCTCACCATGGACTTCAAATGTCTTGCCGGAGCCGGCCTTGACCCATTCACCATTGACATAACAAACATCCTGCTTGAGAAGTGATGGGtccttgagctgaaggataTTAGTTGTATGATCAGTCTCTTAGACTGTGAGAGGTGTACCTTTGGGGGAGCGACATTGGACGCTCTCCTTGTGATCATCAATGAGATGACTGGAGATTGTCGCAGAGCTGCTCGCGATGGAGCGGCCAATTGTTGAAGAATAGCCATGTTGATATCTCaactcactctcaacaaagtcaaatAGACAAATAAATTTAATCAGTTGAAGAGATAAAGGGTCAGGACTCTGGGGATTCGCTGTTGCCAGTGACGGATCGAGGTTGGTGATTACGGGGTGACGTCTTGTTAATCAAGCTTGTGTGGGGTTGACTAAAGCTCCCGGAGCCGGTATCTTTGACCACTATCGGCTCCGGCGGGACCGGCACAAGAGACATCGGCATGTTATTACCAATGGCCGATTAATTAACCTCAAATAGTTCAATAGTGACTCAGTCCCTGCAGTTACTTAACGTTGTTCAGCTTAGCGGCTTTGACACTGGCAATTCATGTAGAGTATCTCTGCATTTCACCAATCGACCGGGCCGTGTTTACGAAGTAGGCAATTCTACGCGAAGGATAACTCATGTAAATCTCAATGAATTATCAGATTCATATATGAACAACAGTTAATGGAAGTCGAGCCTTGTAGGGCTATGTATGCTCCCTAGTATACCATCCTTAACTCCAAACACCCAATGCTCATTAATGATAGTGGCTCCTTCAAGACGTATCCTAAATGTCATCCTAATATTTCTTCAGCCATAGTATCTGTTCTGCTGAGACCGAAGTGGGAGTTGGCGATCCAGAGTGTGAAAAGCCTGCGTTCGAGGAGTATACGGCATTGCTCGAATACTGGGAGTCTTCATGTTGTGCATCTCCCAAACACCTCCCTTTGGCTCCGACGTCGTAGatccatcttcgtcgtcgtcgtcgtccgAAACATCGTTGATCTTATTTGGTAGCATGGCATAGATGCTGAATCCCAGATTACAAAGATAGATTGCCCTGGATCGGCGTTAGTAAAGTTGAGGCATATACATACTATACACCACTTACAGCATGTAAACACCAATGACAAGCGAGTATCGAGCAATCATGCAGCTCTTATACTTTCCATATGGCTTGGCAATATCGCACCCAATACGGTAGTACCAAGCTGCAGGAGCGGGATATCGTGAATCAGTGTAGTCAGGTCCAATGGTTCCATAGACGCAGACTGTGTAGAGAGCGACCATACTGACATTGATGAAAGTGGCGAAGATGGGGTACCAAACTCTCATAATGAAGGCAGTAAGcttgccgaggaggaagaagagtgaAATGATCGAAATAGCGACATTGAAATTGGTGAAGCTGTCATGTTAGTAAGCACCTTAGGCACTGTCAGAGGTACACACTCACGTTCGTGTCCAGATGAGAGCAATCTttggttgaggctgataATTGGCATAAGCGTAGAGAACTCTGGCCGGGTTCGAGTTGAGGGGAGGATCGTGCTCCCAGCCAATCTGCCACATATCGGTACGGTAGAGATTTGGTTGagagatgccaaagatgacCAGAGCAGGGACAATTCCAATCAGCTCAAGAGGCATTAACCACCATGTTCCCTTTCTTGATACGCGAGGCCATTTCCGGAATAAGACGCGGTAATTCTTTGCCCTGGATGGCTTATCTGTGTGCTTTTGCTGAGAGCGTTTGAAGGTTGGGAACTTCATGTTGGCGATTAacctgatctgatctgagTTAATTGACTTGCTTGGTGAAGTTGGAGTTCAATGTTGCGCTGTGTTGGCTGCTGGTAGCAGCTATGAACTGTTCCACATGCGATATCGTACAGAGTCCTGGTTGAGACCGTCAAATTCGTCTTTGCTGACCGGCAGCCAATTCAATATAGATGTAAGAAGCATTCATGGGCGGCCAGGTCGGGGTGGGCAGCCGTTTAAGGGCCTTGGAGGTGGCCATCAGCTGAGAGGGGGGGCCCATGTTGGACAGCTGTGAGAGGCTCTCGAGGAGAGAAAAGCCGCTGTGATGCTGAGTGAAGGACCTGTAGCCAGCCTGTGAGCGGGCGCCTGGAGTGATACTCTGATGCCAATCACTGCATCTCTAGGATGAGTATCAACGGCGTGGGCCAATCAGATCAGGGAAGTGAGGTGCTATCACCACTCGTCTCCTCTGTTAAGCGCCCGGGTGGAAATCATGAGATGCCCGATAGTGATGGGGTAGCCCGATTGGTTAGGCTAGAGGCTGGAGATGCAACCTcatgtggctggctggccaataagagaacaagaaaacagttgaagatgtgctcTTGAGTTTGTGTCGCAGGGATTGGGAACCGCCAATTCTTTGCTGTCGAGTGCTTGCATATTCAATTCCTGTGATCTGCCGCAAGAACGGAAAGAACGGGTATTTTGTGTTGGTCCTTGGCCAGATTCGGCCAGGTTTAGCCGCCTGTTACCATCTGCCAGTCGAGTCTCTATGGAAATGGCCTCAGTTGTGGCATCTCCATATACCGGTTATCCGAGATCGAGGCTGTTCAACATTCAAAGGGTAACATTCTGAGTTTGTATACTACGAAATGTGTCATTTGTGAACATCATCGGTCAGCTGGCGGCTAACAATAGCAACAGTGATGACATTATGTAACGCACAGATTACTTTGCAGCAGAGTCACATCTTTTAACCGGATCATATCATGTCATGAACACCTCAAGTCTAAAAGCTTGAATCAAAGTGAGGGCATTCCCAACTCCTGATGGTAATAACCCAATCGGTAGTTTAAACTCTGGTCCAGGCTTTCAGGCTGACCATAACCATGCCCTAACTATCAACGACCTTTcacaagagcaagaacatAAAGAGAAGACAGCATACTTAGTTGGGCCCTAACTTGATTGTTAGTGAGAAAAACAGAATCATCTGCTTCCGCGTATTATCGGCCACTACTGAGAAACTCCCTCAAGAATATTAACATGTTAACTAGTCCCCTTAACTGGTGTCGGCTATTAACACCAAGCCAGCCATAAAACCCGTCAAGAATGCACTTGAACCAGCCACAGCGCCCCTCAAGAGGAGACTCCGCCGTCACGGCAATAACGGGATGGCTGACACGGGAAGAAGCCGTCAGAAGTCATGGATTTTACTGAGCAGTATCCACACCGCCTCGCTTTTGGGAATTCCATGCGACGAATCATGAGCATGGGGGAAGCCGAGCTACCGGAGGATTATTCTTAaaaccaactccaactcGGCCGAATAGACGATCCCATCCACAGCggaggagagagaaagacGCAAACCCAACGTTACTTTGACTATTGCCTTGCGAAAATTACGAGACCCCGAAACTCGGTCCGAGTATTCACGGTTCAAACAGCAGAGGATTAAAGATTGGGCGTTTTTTGGTGCCAAaactcaaggtcaacaaggcAAGCCAAGACTAGGGGCAGACTTCGAGACCGTGTTCTCTGGAGACGGCCACTCTCACGAAAAGACAGGGGGAGCTGAAGACATGCGGGGCCCTTGGcctttgagctcaaggcgTGGGTAAAACAGACCGTTCTAGATCTCGCCGATCGTCATGGGTATTTCTTGATGTGGGAGGGTGAGTTCCACGCATCCGTTCCACAGGCCCAAACCATTTTATCCATTCTCCGAACAGATCGGGattttttccttttcttttttttcctttgcttttctgccttttccttcttaGCTCTGGTCTAGTCGATGACTCGTTCCGTTGATACTTACGGAGTATTTCCTTTAACATTACCCCTTTGTTCAGAACCTGCATGTGTTGACATGATATTGCGGCAATAAGAAATACATGCCTCGGTACTCCGTAGTTTCGTGTCAAACACATCTCCATCCTTGTCAGCCCAGCCCGGGTCAAGGACAAGTACACCAATTGCATGTAACTCGGGGTCTTTGCTTTGAGCGATGAGAGTGTGAAATTGAGCTTGTGACAAGTCAGTCATTAAAAGTGTGCCTGGTTGGAAGGGTTGAACTGCTAAATAGGCCCAGTATCCATGGAATGTCTGGTCAGTGATCAAATAATGGTGCCAAGACGTTGCACCGATGGTTCCGCCGCTGTTCATGTTTGATACAGGGATTTGGTCAATGTTGATAACTTGATTGTGCATGTCCTTGTCGAGGCTCTCggctctcatctctctcccGTCTCTCAGTTCCGGTCCGATAAAATAAATCAGATGGCTCGATATACGATGATCGACAagagagaagggaaaaagCCTGATGACGGATCACTAAATTCATAGTGCTAGCAGAGATTTGACAAAGTCTAAAAGCTTGTTCGATTCCCCTGTCTTTCTCATGAGTGGTCAATACGGATCGAAACGGGACGGACTAGGTCCGGTGGTCTGGGTTCGTCTGTAGCGGCCAGAAAAGAAGCCGGCCGCATATGTATGTGGGGGGACTGCTTACTATATACGGCAGACGGCAGACGTGGTGAGGTTATCGGAGGAGGTGATGATATTGGTACTCGCTGGGAGTCACCATGCATCTGTTTATCATGACTGATTTTTCACTTCTCCCACAACAGGTAACTCCATTGGTGATCATGAGTTTTGTGTCCAGGTGGTCGACTCCCTTGTCAGCTTCAAGGACCCAGACCTCGAAAGCGGGTAGGTTATTtgttgccaagatgatgagatatCCACTTACAAGCTGCCTCACACCAATTCCCCGTCCTAATCTCCATGAACAAATATGACCCCGGTAACAAATCCCGGTTCGCTCTCTCTGGATGGCTTGCCTTGGCTCTCTACGTATGAGCTGTTACGCCTTATGCTGTGCTGTCCCGAACAATATTTCTGTTTTGTCATGGACTCAGAgtcaagctgaagctgaagcagaTCAATGGGATGAACTATTTGTTTTCTCCATAAGCTGACGTTGATCCTTTCTTCCTCTAGATTAGACATGTCTATCTATCGTGCCCCCTTTTACCTATCATTTACTCGTTCGATGTGAATGTCACCACTAACTAGTCTTGTGCTCGTTCCTTTGCTTTGGAAATGCTATTTCCTATTCTCCCATCCATTATTTTCATACCCATTCTGTCGGTTTGTGTGGCCTGGTCTGGCCTGAAAGCTCAAATGCGGAGCAGTGATCAGCCTCTTTCCATCCTTATCTTGGTCTAACTGCCACTTTATTCGTTCATCTTGTTaatcttctttcctctcaTCTACACTCTATTGTCACGTTGACTTCCCTCGTCGCCCTCTCGTCTCGCTCGGCTGACAAACAACCGAACCGACGTCAAATACCGTATCTCCACTGGACGGGAGCCTTTCTCTCACTGACAATTGCGGCTCTTTTTGACCGGCCCCAAAACTGTCAATGATTCTGCCTACTGTACCCAATAAGGCACGCTACCTACGCTACATGCCAGGACCCGTCCGTTCAGTCAATTTTGACTCCGATTCCGCCACCCCAAACCCAGCCTAACTCAGAGTTTCCGTTCGAGTCAATACTCGGCCGAATGCTTTCATCATATTGAATTGAACTGTGTTATTCATTGGTTCCCTTTTTCCCTTTGACAAACTGGTTGAACCAAACATCACTCACAATCGAGTCAAGCTTTTAGCACCTACTGCACTCCACCCACTGAAGGACCCCCCGGACTACGGCCATAACACAGCACCGTACAGCTGACTTTTAGCTGCAAATCCCCCTGCAACTCATCCCTCTGATCCCATATCCCATCTCGATCCCCATCCCATTTCTTTCCCCCCTCCCCTTCAATCTAACATCGTGGCGGCTGTATTCCTCAACATATACTTAGCAGCCCGAGCTTTTACTGCGCCGCGCATCAGGTACTGCACCTCCCACTGACTGTTGCAGCTGCTTGTCCGTACAGCTAAGGTTCTGCACCAGAGTCTCCCCACTTCATAGGGAACTTCCACCACTCTTTTCGCACGCACAcggtaccttgccttactTTCACTCATACGCTACGCACACCCGACCTCGCAGACACGCCCCTCATCgcatctcgaatctcgaTCTCTTGCTAGCCACTGGCCACTAGGTGCCAAGGACTCGTAGTCCCTCCGGGGCTTCGattccctcctcttctccaggcGCCTTCAT
This genomic interval from Fusarium verticillioides 7600 chromosome 1, whole genome shotgun sequence contains the following:
- a CDS encoding succinate-semialdehyde dehydrogenase (NADP+), producing the protein MAILQQLAAPSRAALRQSPVISLMITRRASNVAPPKLKDPSLLKQDVCYVNGEWVKAGSGKTFEVHDPSTGKLIGTCPEFNSKDTQLAISAAADAFPSFRAKTGRERSKLLRAWYDQMAANAEDIAKIITWENGKPIADAKGETTYAANFLEWFSEEAPRVYGDTIPSSVPGNRVWTIKEPVGVCGLITPWNFPAAMITRKIGPALAAGCTVVAKSPAETPFTSLALAELAHRAGIPKGVVNVVTSHENTPELGELLTSDPTIRKVSFTGSTGVGKLLMKQSSGTLKKLSMELGGNAPFIVFDDADVDAAVVGAIASKFRSSGQTCVCANRIYVQRGIYDEFVSKFTEKVKSFSVGNGFDQGVTHGPLIHDRAIEKVEAHVKDAEKKGGKITIGGKRLNDLGSNFYAPTVIRDMTPEMDMASQETFGPVAGLFPFETEEEVVKMANNTEVGLAGYFFSRDIERVHRIAESLEVGMVGVNTGIISDAAAPFGGVKESGFGREGSLYGIGEYQVIKMITYGGMGKPLQS